A portion of the Candidatus Nitrosotenuis aquarius genome contains these proteins:
- a CDS encoding agmatinase family protein has protein sequence MGMEFYGNDYNGPDVAPFVGINTFLHLPWIRTHQELVQAKPDVAIIGEPFDFGTTIRPGARYGPRAIRAASTIPSPPYERFNIETGADPFGTFKTVDYGDVQVSPGDVIESHKRMTQKVKEVLDQEGIPVMLGGDHSITFANVRAFAKKYKNIGMIHFDTHADCAPQGLTGYKYDHGAHIRRIMEMGCLKGKNYTLVGPRGYWPGRDLYKWMSDQDFQWFTMLDVEELGIDMIAKEIADRANDGTDAVYLSWDIDSFDPAYAPGTGEPEPNGLTSREGMRMVRLLSKSFDPDRFAMDLVEVAPAYDVSDSSSYNGGITSGLGQRLIIELLAGLSLTKRGLENGDPVRPHNYRGTGNTYHFDKNIPRPKIPKRD, from the coding sequence ATGGGAATGGAATTTTACGGTAATGATTACAACGGGCCTGATGTTGCGCCATTTGTTGGAATAAACACATTTTTGCACCTGCCTTGGATTAGGACACACCAGGAACTAGTCCAGGCAAAACCCGATGTTGCAATCATTGGCGAGCCGTTTGATTTTGGAACCACAATTCGCCCAGGCGCTCGATATGGGCCACGTGCAATTCGTGCTGCTTCTACCATTCCTTCACCACCATATGAGAGATTTAACATAGAGACTGGCGCAGACCCATTTGGAACCTTCAAAACCGTTGACTATGGGGACGTCCAGGTTTCTCCGGGCGACGTAATAGAATCCCACAAAAGGATGACCCAAAAAGTCAAGGAAGTCCTAGACCAAGAGGGAATCCCAGTCATGCTTGGGGGAGACCACTCTATAACATTTGCAAATGTTCGCGCTTTTGCTAAAAAATACAAAAACATCGGCATGATTCACTTTGATACCCACGCCGACTGCGCACCGCAAGGACTCACTGGCTACAAGTATGATCACGGTGCACACATTAGAAGAATAATGGAGATGGGCTGCCTCAAAGGAAAAAACTACACATTGGTTGGCCCAAGAGGCTACTGGCCGGGACGTGACCTGTACAAGTGGATGTCAGACCAGGATTTCCAGTGGTTTACAATGCTTGATGTTGAGGAATTGGGAATTGACATGATTGCAAAAGAAATAGCTGACAGAGCCAATGATGGCACCGATGCAGTATACCTAAGCTGGGACATTGACTCTTTTGATCCTGCATATGCGCCAGGAACTGGTGAACCAGAACCAAACGGCCTAACATCAAGAGAAGGAATGAGAATGGTGAGATTGTTATCAAAATCATTTGATCCCGACAGATTTGCAATGGATCTAGTCGAAGTAGCTCCTGCATATGACGTAAGTGATAGTAGTTCATACAACGGAGGCATTACCTCCGGTCTTGGCCAGCGACTGATCATAGAGCTATTGGCTGGCCTATCACTTACAAAGAGAGGACTGGAAAACGGCGATCCTGTACGACCACACAACTACCGCGGAACAGGGAACACGTATCACTTTGACAAAAATATTCCGCGACCAAAGATACCCAAGCGGGATTGA
- a CDS encoding tetratricopeptide repeat protein gives MFKFFHKGSDDPLSKGISLAAKSNFAEAIPYFDLVLKEDPKNTSALLQKGLALSRLGRTEEAIASFDQVLEVEPENSSALYNKGLALDMLGKSEEAKSYFDASLSIQYNESANLYDEGGRFQRQGKYQEALAFYSKALESNPENVHALISKGFLLDLLGVRPKDAMSFFDKALEIQPNNTEAYLHKGFMQNRMGKYQEAISCFEKALEIEPNNVRALYSKGVALHFLKKYDEAILYCSKALQSNPNHVKALSTMVWLLAHQKKYDSAMMYCDRAIEIDPGYVYALSYKGYLLFERGKLDEALKWYDRALELDPNNPRALHYKSKILDRQKKRRFTK, from the coding sequence GTGTTCAAATTTTTTCACAAGGGCTCAGACGATCCGCTCAGCAAGGGCATCTCATTGGCAGCAAAAAGCAACTTTGCTGAGGCAATACCGTATTTTGATCTGGTCCTAAAGGAAGACCCAAAAAACACGTCTGCTCTGTTGCAGAAAGGATTGGCGCTCAGCCGTCTTGGGAGGACAGAAGAGGCAATAGCAAGTTTTGACCAAGTTCTAGAGGTAGAGCCTGAGAATTCCTCTGCCCTATACAACAAGGGGCTTGCACTAGACATGCTTGGAAAAAGTGAAGAGGCCAAGTCGTATTTTGACGCATCTTTGAGCATACAATACAACGAATCGGCAAATTTGTATGATGAGGGAGGCAGGTTTCAAAGGCAGGGCAAATACCAAGAGGCACTTGCTTTTTACTCAAAGGCTTTGGAGAGCAACCCAGAAAACGTTCACGCGTTGATCTCCAAGGGGTTTTTGCTTGATCTGCTCGGCGTGCGCCCAAAGGACGCCATGTCTTTTTTTGACAAGGCATTGGAGATTCAACCAAACAACACAGAAGCATATCTCCATAAAGGATTCATGCAAAACAGAATGGGAAAATACCAAGAAGCAATATCATGTTTTGAAAAGGCTCTAGAGATAGAGCCAAACAATGTCCGCGCCCTCTACAGCAAGGGAGTCGCCCTTCATTTCCTAAAAAAATATGACGAGGCCATTTTGTATTGTAGCAAGGCCTTGCAGTCAAACCCAAATCACGTCAAGGCTTTGTCTACCATGGTTTGGCTTTTGGCTCACCAAAAAAAGTATGACAGCGCAATGATGTACTGCGACAGGGCAATTGAGATAGACCCAGGATACGTCTATGCGCTAAGCTACAAGGGATATCTGCTCTTTGAGCGCGGCAAGCTAGATGAGGCACTCAAATGGTACGACAGGGCACTAGAGCTTGATCCCAACAACCCCAGAGCCCTGCACTACAAAAGCAAAATACTGGACAGGCAAAAAAAGCGCCGTTTCACAAAGTGA
- a CDS encoding sodium:solute symporter family protein has protein sequence MVELGGYGIAVIAFLVFSLVIGSLTYRLVQKSGKRLIVAGKSLPLLMVGTMFVAQSVDGNSSLGSVALIFQFGFWGGAVIPIGLGICLLMTGLVYGKKLNKMSMFTLPDYYFRRYGNAAEGMSGVLMIISFTILVAGNFAASGFILETTLGIPFVWGIIIAALVVMTYTIAGGLFASAYTDIFQIYLAIGSFWAAFLFFAGGFSGVPFDTILASSPPSHLDLSGLFDVANGALINWAGILALGLGDIVALDFMERVFAARDPKTARRGAFMGAGLTFFTVLPVGMLGIVAIHFLPGLEDPYHALPSLALNHMPFAIGAALLMGVLGASMSTANGGLLAVSSVISRNLLQRIIRRRWLGKEAWNDSKLLWITRLAVIPVMISALTLGYIMPQPGIYLILAFDIVFAGALAPLTLGLFWKKANMPAAVTSLIVGSALRMLMFFVVPLEWAGLDTMIPPPISFALFIIVALATQKKWPGKERHDVNDYVPPEEDLISGEDLKHFKLAGDGTKSTAI, from the coding sequence ATGGTTGAGCTTGGGGGATATGGGATTGCCGTAATTGCGTTTCTTGTATTTTCGCTGGTTATTGGCAGCCTCACGTACAGACTAGTTCAAAAAAGTGGAAAAAGGCTGATCGTTGCAGGAAAAAGCCTACCGCTGTTAATGGTTGGAACCATGTTTGTGGCGCAGTCCGTTGATGGAAACTCGTCACTAGGATCCGTGGCGCTAATCTTCCAGTTTGGTTTCTGGGGCGGTGCAGTAATTCCAATAGGGCTGGGAATCTGTCTTTTGATGACTGGCCTAGTCTATGGAAAAAAGCTCAACAAAATGTCCATGTTTACATTGCCTGACTATTATTTTAGACGATACGGAAACGCCGCAGAAGGAATGTCTGGCGTATTGATGATAATCAGCTTCACCATATTGGTTGCAGGAAATTTTGCCGCAAGCGGCTTTATCTTGGAAACTACGCTGGGCATACCATTTGTGTGGGGAATAATAATTGCGGCCCTAGTAGTAATGACATATACAATTGCGGGAGGGCTATTTGCCTCTGCATATACTGATATTTTCCAGATATATCTTGCAATTGGCTCGTTCTGGGCGGCATTTTTGTTCTTTGCAGGAGGATTCTCTGGAGTTCCATTTGACACAATACTAGCTAGCTCTCCACCGTCACATCTTGATCTATCTGGGTTGTTTGATGTGGCAAACGGCGCTCTGATCAATTGGGCAGGAATTCTTGCCTTGGGGCTGGGCGACATTGTTGCACTGGACTTTATGGAAAGAGTCTTTGCGGCAAGAGATCCAAAGACGGCTCGACGTGGTGCGTTCATGGGAGCAGGACTGACATTCTTTACGGTATTGCCTGTCGGCATGCTTGGTATAGTGGCAATTCACTTTTTGCCGGGACTTGAGGATCCGTACCATGCACTGCCGAGCTTGGCACTCAACCACATGCCGTTTGCAATAGGTGCGGCGCTTTTGATGGGAGTCCTTGGCGCATCCATGTCTACTGCAAACGGCGGACTACTTGCAGTATCTAGTGTGATATCTAGAAACCTGCTCCAAAGAATAATCAGGCGAAGGTGGCTAGGCAAGGAGGCTTGGAATGATTCTAAATTATTATGGATAACCAGACTAGCAGTGATTCCAGTCATGATATCTGCGCTCACTCTTGGCTATATTATGCCCCAGCCTGGAATCTATCTTATTCTTGCATTTGACATTGTGTTTGCCGGAGCACTTGCCCCACTCACACTTGGACTGTTCTGGAAAAAGGCAAACATGCCTGCCGCCGTAACGTCGCTTATTGTCGGCTCTGCGCTAAGAATGTTGATGTTCTTTGTTGTTCCTCTGGAATGGGCAGGACTAGATACCATGATACCTCCGCCAATATCGTTTGCGCTCTTCATCATAGTGGCGCTGGCAACTCAGAAAAAATGGCCCGGCAAGGAAAGGCACGATGTCAACGACTATGTGCCTCCAGAAGAAGACTTGATATCTGGCGAAGACCTCAAGCACTTTAAGCTGGCCGGAGACGGTACCAAATCTACTGCAATCTAG
- the thsA gene encoding thermosome subunit alpha — MKYPELLNHDVARVEESRKLNLVVGGIILDVIRTSFGPRGMDKVYIDILGDDTCTRHGGALLRKVDLKLPAAKAIIEGVNAVDTHVGDGTISSAILIGMLLRKSEELLKMGISPPTIIRGYEKALEFALDTLDKIKKKEDNRDKKIMHRLVTSCLAGKAIADLVPEDMQIVDLIVDAVFSITNFQKNSLDVDDIKIEEKAGNTNKIQLVRGTVIDKTIDDSAMPRSIENAKILLLNEPLEMMRTKTDEQIQIDSPEQMVLYLNQEKIDILAKAKKIVSSGANVVISRKGINSIAQEYFAKNGVISLRRAKINDLLWLERSTGAKTCKSVEDISQDELGFAKRVYEKNVGGDKMLFIDGCNDSKSLTILLRCSSKRYLDEFHRDTLNAIYVLRNFIENPFIVRGCGSTEAIIANNVRKQSATIEGREQIVIEKFADAIEEIPITLARNVGMDPIDTLTQLRSKYANCQDGSLKWYGIDSQNRKVSEIPPGEIIETLAVKQQFIRTGVEIANMILNVNDIFMKDEIDNTHCHIDGTVHAHHDGGKAHNHFEQEGLEQRQMHHYY; from the coding sequence ATGAAGTATCCAGAACTGCTCAATCATGATGTAGCGCGAGTCGAAGAGTCTAGAAAATTGAATTTGGTTGTAGGCGGAATAATTCTGGACGTGATCAGAACCAGTTTTGGGCCTCGAGGCATGGACAAGGTCTACATCGATATTCTAGGCGACGACACATGCACAAGGCACGGCGGAGCCCTTCTAAGAAAGGTCGATCTCAAGCTTCCAGCTGCCAAAGCGATCATCGAGGGAGTCAATGCAGTAGACACCCATGTTGGCGATGGGACGATTTCTTCTGCTATCCTCATCGGAATGCTGCTAAGAAAATCCGAGGAACTGCTGAAAATGGGAATATCCCCCCCAACAATCATCCGCGGTTATGAAAAAGCCCTGGAATTTGCACTAGACACGCTAGATAAAATCAAGAAAAAAGAGGACAACCGTGACAAAAAAATCATGCACAGGCTTGTCACCTCGTGTCTTGCAGGAAAGGCAATTGCAGACCTAGTCCCCGAAGACATGCAGATTGTCGATTTGATTGTGGATGCGGTTTTTAGCATAACAAACTTTCAAAAAAACTCACTAGACGTAGACGACATAAAGATTGAGGAAAAGGCAGGAAACACAAACAAAATCCAGCTGGTCAGAGGAACAGTAATCGACAAGACAATTGATGATTCTGCCATGCCGCGCAGCATCGAAAATGCCAAAATTCTCCTGCTAAACGAGCCACTAGAAATGATGCGCACAAAAACAGATGAGCAAATTCAAATCGACTCCCCCGAGCAGATGGTGCTTTATTTGAATCAGGAAAAAATAGACATACTTGCCAAGGCAAAAAAAATTGTCAGTTCCGGCGCCAATGTAGTAATATCAAGAAAGGGAATCAATTCCATTGCGCAGGAATATTTCGCAAAGAACGGAGTGATCTCACTCCGCAGGGCAAAGATAAACGATCTTTTGTGGCTAGAAAGATCAACTGGGGCAAAGACGTGCAAGAGTGTGGAAGACATTTCACAGGATGAGCTTGGATTTGCAAAAAGGGTCTATGAGAAAAATGTCGGCGGCGACAAGATGTTGTTCATAGATGGATGCAACGATTCCAAATCCCTGACCATACTTTTGAGGTGCAGCTCCAAGCGTTATCTTGATGAATTCCACCGTGACACGCTAAACGCAATCTATGTTCTGCGAAATTTTATCGAAAATCCGTTTATTGTCAGGGGATGCGGCTCAACTGAAGCAATCATTGCAAACAATGTAAGGAAGCAGAGCGCAACAATAGAAGGGCGAGAGCAAATAGTAATTGAGAAATTCGCAGATGCAATAGAGGAGATTCCGATAACGCTTGCAAGAAACGTAGGGATGGATCCCATAGACACACTCACGCAGCTTAGATCAAAATACGCAAACTGCCAAGATGGATCGCTAAAATGGTACGGAATAGACTCTCAGAACAGAAAGGTCTCAGAAATACCCCCAGGCGAAATTATCGAGACGCTTGCGGTAAAGCAGCAGTTCATCAGAACGGGAGTCGAGATAGCCAACATGATACTCAACGTCAACGACATATTCATGAAGGACGAAATTGACAACACTCACTGCCACATTGATGGAACCGTCCATGCTCACCATGACGGAGGAAAGGCGCACAATCACTTTGAGCAGGAAGGACTAGAACAGCGCCAGATGCACCATTACTACTAA
- a CDS encoding universal stress protein gives MKTIKKILVAIGNESSLNRCLNVALPIAKGVGASITGIYVLAPRPRNLYVALEQSWRKYEKENAQKFLEIAKEKCNKEGVEFDQIIAKGQPRETLLEHEKDFDLIVLGRADWGSKLLGSVSHGVVSSSKKEVLLVK, from the coding sequence ATGAAAACAATCAAGAAAATTCTTGTAGCAATAGGAAACGAATCTAGCTTAAACAGATGTTTGAATGTGGCATTACCAATAGCTAAAGGCGTCGGCGCCTCAATTACAGGCATTTACGTTCTTGCCCCACGACCCAGAAATCTCTACGTAGCATTAGAGCAAAGCTGGCGCAAATATGAAAAAGAAAACGCTCAGAAATTTTTAGAAATTGCAAAGGAAAAATGCAATAAAGAGGGAGTGGAATTTGACCAGATCATTGCAAAGGGACAACCAAGAGAAACACTCCTAGAACACGAAAAAGACTTTGATCTAATTGTGCTTGGCAGGGCCGATTGGGGTTCTAAGCTTCTTGGCAGTGTTTCGCATGGTGTCGTGTCCAGCTCAAAAAAAGAAGTCTTGCTTGTAAAATAG
- a CDS encoding deoxyhypusine synthase, translating into MEEHRKVKDISINKDDDLQSIFRQLSESGGFESRNLADGLEILSTMINDKDCLKFLSFVAAITSTGLRGIITDMLRRKMFDVVITTCGALDHDIARYFSHYLEGSFTLDDSKLLEENIHRLGNVLVPMDSYGPIIEEKMQMFLEEAYKSGKREMSTADITKMIGEHLGEGSFLYWAYKNNIPVIVPGIVDGAVGSQIWLFTQKHRDFKLNVVSDSELLSSLVFKAKKSGSLMLGGGISKHHTLWWNQYRDGLDYAVYITTAQEFDGSLSGALVREAISWGKVTQNAKQTTIHAEVTTILPFLYQALLSRIK; encoded by the coding sequence ATGGAAGAGCACCGCAAAGTAAAGGACATTTCAATTAACAAAGATGATGACCTTCAAAGCATCTTTAGGCAGCTCTCAGAATCGGGCGGCTTTGAATCAAGAAATCTTGCCGACGGCCTTGAAATTCTCTCTACTATGATAAACGACAAGGACTGCCTCAAGTTTCTCTCGTTTGTTGCCGCAATCACGTCCACCGGCCTTCGGGGAATAATTACTGACATGCTTCGCAGAAAAATGTTTGATGTTGTTATTACTACATGCGGCGCACTGGACCACGACATTGCTAGATACTTTTCGCATTATCTGGAAGGCTCGTTTACCTTGGATGACTCTAAATTATTGGAAGAAAACATTCACAGGCTGGGCAACGTGCTTGTACCAATGGACAGCTACGGGCCAATAATTGAAGAGAAAATGCAAATGTTTCTAGAAGAAGCCTACAAGTCCGGCAAGAGAGAAATGTCAACTGCAGACATTACTAAAATGATTGGCGAGCATCTTGGCGAAGGCTCGTTCCTTTATTGGGCGTACAAAAACAACATCCCAGTAATAGTGCCGGGAATTGTAGACGGTGCCGTGGGCAGCCAGATTTGGTTATTTACGCAAAAGCACAGAGACTTTAAGCTAAATGTAGTATCTGACAGCGAACTATTGTCTTCGCTTGTCTTTAAGGCAAAAAAATCCGGCTCGCTCATGTTGGGCGGTGGAATATCAAAACACCACACCCTGTGGTGGAACCAGTATAGGGATGGCCTAGATTATGCTGTGTACATCACCACTGCCCAGGAGTTTGACGGAAGCCTGAGTGGAGCTTTGGTCCGAGAGGCAATCTCGTGGGGCAAGGTTACACAAAACGCAAAGCAAACCACAATACATGCCGAGGTAACTACAATTCTGCCGTTTCTTTACCAGGCGTTATTGTCTAGAATCAAATAA
- a CDS encoding homospermidine biosynthesis protein, with protein MSHHHFHGKNIPHVQISPNMKIEDLVEIYSNSGYNARQLGEAAKLFGKMIEDDATICLTIAGAMTPVGFGGLFKSLIERGFVDWIISTGSNLYHEDHFAWNLPVKQGHFEVDDMVLYEKDIVRIRDVYIKGEETLKKQDKIVQKMFDNNFFDKPFTTAEFANWMGKYSKEHSKSPQKSFVVSAYDYDVPLYISTLKDSSLALDLAPLRLANKPFELDFVREIIEQAAILYNSKKAGIVEIGGGVPKNTAQQTGPLLDQILGLGHGGQNYIIQITDARPDTGGLSGATLQEGKSWGKVKDSHEDVVVVYADATIAFPVLCLYALSTQKTRKPKRLYKKLDQYYKDLSETYFSKK; from the coding sequence ATGAGCCATCATCATTTTCATGGAAAAAACATTCCTCATGTACAAATAAGCCCAAACATGAAAATTGAAGATCTTGTAGAAATTTATTCCAATTCTGGATACAATGCAAGACAGCTCGGCGAAGCTGCAAAGCTCTTTGGCAAAATGATTGAGGATGACGCAACAATCTGCCTTACTATAGCTGGTGCCATGACGCCAGTTGGGTTTGGGGGGCTCTTCAAGTCTCTAATCGAAAGAGGCTTTGTTGACTGGATAATATCGACTGGCTCTAATCTGTACCACGAGGACCATTTTGCATGGAACCTGCCCGTAAAGCAGGGACATTTTGAGGTCGATGACATGGTTCTATACGAAAAAGACATTGTCAGAATAAGGGACGTGTACATCAAAGGCGAAGAAACGCTCAAAAAACAAGACAAAATCGTGCAAAAAATGTTTGATAACAACTTTTTTGACAAGCCGTTCACCACTGCGGAATTTGCAAACTGGATGGGCAAATATTCTAAAGAACATTCCAAGAGCCCGCAGAAAAGCTTCGTCGTGTCTGCATATGATTATGATGTGCCGCTTTACATCTCGACACTCAAGGATTCCTCACTTGCGCTTGATCTGGCACCACTTAGGCTTGCCAACAAGCCATTTGAGCTGGATTTTGTGCGAGAGATAATCGAGCAGGCGGCAATTCTGTACAATTCAAAAAAGGCTGGAATTGTCGAAATTGGCGGCGGTGTTCCAAAAAACACCGCTCAACAAACAGGCCCGCTCTTGGATCAGATATTGGGCCTAGGACATGGCGGACAAAATTACATTATTCAAATTACTGATGCTAGGCCTGACACAGGAGGCCTGTCCGGCGCCACGCTACAAGAGGGAAAGAGCTGGGGCAAAGTAAAGGATTCGCATGAGGACGTAGTTGTAGTCTATGCGGATGCCACCATTGCGTTTCCTGTACTGTGCCTTTATGCACTAAGCACGCAGAAAACCCGCAAGCCAAAACGACTGTACAAAAAACTAGACCAATACTACAAGGATCTGTCCGAGACTTATTTTAGCAAAAAATAA
- a CDS encoding ArsR/SmtB family transcription factor: MANDPYAKRLLWFVFAGSRGGANRLRLVQAIRQTPLNANQLAKELGLDYKAIIHHVEVLEKNNIILRIGEKYNVTFFVSGFLEANMDSFLEIVQKLEKSK, encoded by the coding sequence TTGGCAAATGATCCGTATGCAAAGAGGCTACTTTGGTTTGTGTTTGCGGGATCTCGCGGAGGCGCGAACAGGCTCAGGCTCGTGCAGGCAATCAGGCAAACGCCGCTAAATGCAAACCAGCTTGCAAAAGAACTGGGCTTGGATTACAAGGCAATCATTCACCATGTGGAGGTCTTGGAGAAAAATAACATTATTTTACGAATTGGGGAAAAATACAATGTCACATTTTTTGTCTCTGGGTTTTTGGAGGCAAACATGGACTCGTTTTTGGAAATAGTGCAAAAACTGGAAAAAAGTAAATAA
- a CDS encoding radical SAM protein — MMLNYDYPLYRPPSEADSLIFQVTLGCSFNQCSFCDMYRSKEYSERPWEEVKAEIDMMAKMLPDTRRIFLADGDALNLSVEYMQKIVRYLREKFQNLERIACYAMPMNVLKKTPEELKLLRESGLDMFYLGIESGSDLILKKVTKGATSATIIRACKKAKDAGYILSCMIILGLGGKTHSKEHIRGTAQVINAATPHYVGALTLYLENGIKQEFLDKFGEPFIPVSDAEAREELEDLVSQINVTDQIIFRANHGSNAYTIKGTFPQDKQMMLDKIAWMKQHPEVVRPVGLRGF; from the coding sequence ATGATGCTAAACTATGATTATCCACTGTATAGGCCGCCATCGGAGGCAGACTCGCTCATCTTCCAGGTTACCTTGGGCTGCTCATTTAACCAGTGCTCGTTTTGCGACATGTACCGATCCAAGGAATATTCAGAGCGACCATGGGAAGAGGTAAAAGCAGAAATCGACATGATGGCAAAAATGCTTCCAGACACAAGACGTATCTTTTTGGCAGATGGCGATGCACTAAATCTCTCAGTAGAATACATGCAAAAAATAGTAAGATACTTGCGGGAAAAATTCCAAAACTTGGAGCGAATCGCATGCTATGCAATGCCGATGAATGTTCTCAAAAAAACGCCAGAAGAGCTAAAACTATTACGAGAGTCAGGCCTAGACATGTTTTATCTTGGAATAGAGAGCGGCTCTGATCTAATACTAAAAAAAGTAACCAAGGGTGCAACATCTGCCACAATAATTCGCGCATGCAAAAAGGCAAAGGATGCAGGCTACATACTGTCATGCATGATAATTTTGGGCCTAGGAGGCAAGACCCACTCCAAGGAACACATTCGCGGAACAGCCCAGGTCATCAATGCCGCAACGCCTCACTATGTAGGCGCCCTGACTTTATACTTGGAAAATGGGATCAAGCAAGAGTTTTTGGACAAGTTCGGCGAGCCTTTCATTCCCGTTTCTGATGCCGAGGCGCGAGAAGAGCTGGAAGACCTAGTATCACAAATCAATGTTACAGATCAAATAATATTTCGAGCAAACCATGGCTCCAATGCCTATACTATCAAGGGAACCTTCCCCCAGGACAAACAGATGATGCTAGACAAAATAGCTTGGATGAAGCAGCACCCCGAAGTAGTCAGGCCTGTCGGTCTTCGCGGCTTTTAG
- a CDS encoding acyl-CoA thioesterase yields the protein MFPHDANPAGNVFGGEILKHIDIVAGIVAHRHSRKNAVTASIDRVDFLKPVYVGNALILNARLNAVRKSSMEIEVRVEAEDLIRGTKTLTGTALVTSVALDENGRPTQVPELVLKTKEERQRFVQGIKRMNQRIKEKKRNKAKN from the coding sequence ATGTTTCCCCATGACGCGAATCCGGCAGGAAATGTCTTTGGAGGAGAGATACTCAAACATATTGACATTGTCGCAGGAATTGTGGCCCACAGGCATTCCAGAAAAAACGCAGTAACTGCAAGCATAGACCGGGTGGACTTTCTCAAGCCAGTCTATGTTGGAAACGCATTGATTCTCAACGCAAGACTAAATGCGGTCAGAAAGTCTTCAATGGAAATCGAGGTGCGAGTGGAAGCAGAAGACCTGATCCGCGGGACCAAGACTCTGACTGGAACCGCACTGGTAACATCGGTAGCACTGGATGAAAACGGCAGGCCAACACAAGTTCCAGAACTAGTCCTCAAAACCAAGGAAGAAAGGCAGAGATTTGTCCAAGGCATAAAGCGAATGAATCAGAGAATCAAGGAAAAAAAGCGCAACAAGGCAAAAAACTAG
- a CDS encoding glycosyltransferase, which yields MNQNIGFFCSPIGLGHATRDVAIAQFLQKPPKFLTGAGAAKLISEYGFSVNDEYTPPNFDVQNGVLQGSLGWLWKYYQYYKDCKKISDRFISSERPQIIVSDEDFASLAIAQQKNIPTILITDILETRFTKGIGSIIEKKMNKSMREIIQKCDMVILPESGQDQDNIRRVGPIVRSTQYTREELRKRLGFEKKTIVASVGGTDAGRFLIQKTIEAASKLKDVDLVLVSGPTLKIQNQNVRNLGFVNNLHEIIFASDLVISLAGKSTIDESKAYGTPGIFIPIKGHFEQEDNAKEEGYFFDDIYKLDSLIPQKLESRRAQVQTDGAKKAAEIILQYS from the coding sequence TTGAACCAAAACATCGGGTTTTTCTGCAGCCCAATAGGACTAGGACATGCAACACGCGATGTCGCAATAGCGCAGTTTTTGCAAAAACCGCCAAAGTTTCTCACAGGAGCAGGTGCTGCCAAGCTGATCTCAGAGTACGGATTTTCGGTAAATGACGAGTATACCCCGCCAAACTTTGATGTGCAAAATGGAGTGCTACAGGGCTCGCTAGGCTGGCTTTGGAAATACTATCAGTACTACAAGGACTGCAAGAAAATATCAGACAGATTCATCAGTTCTGAGCGCCCCCAAATTATAGTAAGTGACGAGGATTTTGCTTCGCTGGCAATAGCGCAGCAAAAAAACATTCCAACCATACTGATCACAGACATTTTGGAGACCAGATTCACCAAGGGAATAGGCTCGATTATAGAAAAAAAGATGAACAAATCCATGAGGGAAATCATCCAAAAATGCGACATGGTAATACTCCCAGAGTCAGGCCAAGATCAAGACAACATTAGGCGAGTCGGCCCAATAGTAAGATCCACACAATACACCAGAGAGGAGCTACGAAAAAGGCTCGGATTTGAGAAAAAAACCATAGTTGCAAGCGTCGGTGGGACAGATGCAGGAAGATTCCTAATCCAGAAAACAATCGAGGCGGCCTCCAAGCTAAAGGATGTAGACTTGGTCCTCGTCAGCGGCCCAACACTGAAAATCCAAAATCAAAACGTCAGGAACTTGGGCTTTGTAAATAATTTGCATGAGATAATTTTTGCATCAGACCTGGTGATCTCACTTGCCGGCAAATCCACAATAGACGAATCAAAAGCGTATGGCACGCCGGGAATTTTCATTCCAATCAAGGGCCACTTTGAGCAGGAAGACAATGCAAAAGAGGAAGGCTATTTCTTTGATGACATTTACAAGCTAGATTCTCTGATTCCGCAAAAGCTAGAGTCAAGGCGTGCACAGGTGCAGACCGACGGCGCAAAAAAGGCAGCCGAGATTATTTTGCAATATTCATAG